In Papaver somniferum cultivar HN1 unplaced genomic scaffold, ASM357369v1 unplaced-scaffold_80, whole genome shotgun sequence, the following proteins share a genomic window:
- the LOC113344952 gene encoding F-box protein At1g11270-like yields MDKSLSNRLDDNSVENILVRLPVKSLVRFKSVSKTWESFIEEDSSFIESHLSLSKAHPQLVISRYNGKTVQLFSPKDGFQGGEAVHRVTLPWVLDENVPRPIHGLFCFIDESDTATRIYNLGTRQVTPWAQTAPVPLQWMSAFDVMKTPTYGFGFDPSTKTYKLVYVLEIPEDYFSTSSKLQLICQVLTVGRRGNQWRNIDEVPPVRLFESAGVYAKASIYWRNDGADSFTPPDKELIVAFDVGSEKFRVIQIPDFIVGPPEILEDCAKRDEKFTVTSIDGHVALIDRVDACVVKLWISDDDSSNVEKKMRTTNWSEETILLPCSFKEEKNLYVHPVQGTDEIVIQTRIQDDMQIPRGSVSLNIYNRRKKSFQMIDITGITPLLRYPYHYNVHCVNESLLPVEDAEKKPMV; encoded by the coding sequence ATGGACAAATCACTATCAAACCGTCTTGATGACAATTCAGTAGAGAATATCCTTGTCCGCCTTCCCGTCAAGTCTCTTGTGCGTTTTAAATCTGTATCCAAAACATGGGAGTCATTCATTGAGGAGGATTCATCTTTCATAGAGTCGCATCTAAGTCTATCAAAAGCACATCCTCAACTTGTCATCTCCAGGTATAACGGCAAGACCGTACAACTCTTCTCACCTAAGGATGGGTTTCAAGGTGGAGAGGCTGTTCATAGAGTCACACTTCCATGGGTACTTGACGAAAATGTACCACGGCCTATACATGGCTTGTTCTGTTTTATTGACGAATCAGATACTGCTACTCGCATTTACAACCTCGGGACTCGACAAGTTACTCCGTGGGCACAAACGGCACCGGTGCCGTTACAGTGGATGAGTGCTTTCGATGTTATGAAGACGCCAACTTATGGATTTGGGTTTGATCCTTCGACTAAAACCTACAAACTAGTATATGTCCTGGAGATACCCGAAGACTATTTCTCAACAAGTTCGAAACTCCAACTTATATGCCAAGTTCTTACCGTGGGACGACGAGGAAATCAATGGAGGAATATAGATGAGGTGCCGCCGGTTCGGTTGTTTGAATCTGCTGGTGTTTATGCAAAAGCTTCAATCTACTGGAGGAACGACGGTGCAGATAGTTTCACACCTCCGGATAAGGAGTTGATTGTGGCATTTGATGTTGGAAGCGAAAAGTTTAGAGTCATTCAGATCCCAGACTTCATCGTTGGTCCTCCTGAGATTTTAGAAGATTGTGCAAAGCGGGATGAAAAGTTCACAGTAACATCAATAGATGGACACGTGGCTTTAATTGACAGGGTAGATGCCTGTGTCGTAAAGTTATGGATATCTGATGATGACAGTTCCAACgtggagaagaagatgagaacaaCAAATTGGAGCGAGGAAACCATATTACTTCCATGTTCGTTCAAAGAAGAGAAGAATCTTTATGTTCATCCAGTCCAAGGGACAGACGAGATAGTCATACAAACACGTATCCAGGACGATATGCAAATCCCGAGAGGATCTGTTAGTCTAAATATCTATAATCGGAGAAAGAAGAGTTTTCAAATGATTGACATCACCGGTATAACACCGTTATTGAGATATCCGTATCATTATAATGTGCACTGTGTTAATGAAAGTCTTCTACCTGTTGAAGATGCAGAAAAGAAGCCAATGGTTTAA